A part of Podarcis muralis chromosome 15, rPodMur119.hap1.1, whole genome shotgun sequence genomic DNA contains:
- the KMT2A gene encoding histone-lysine N-methyltransferase 2A isoform X2 translates to MAHSGRWRFPARPGSCGWGRRGLGGCRVRVPAVRSLRGEPPEERPAGGGGAAAPAGNSGGGGGAGGSSSASAAAALGPPPPPPPPAAAPGSGAAAAAASSVAATAASAGVAPGFDAALQVSATIGINLRRFRAACGAEAGSGEDEQFIGFGSDDEAKGQSPTKSPTASVKPSARKPRGRPRNSSDRSSVVLSESSPVYSPSSKPEPISMEKLKRKELKSAEKRRGRPPALSSVKFKITRKEVIPDAQKGGKEEKETLKKIKRAPSTTFQHAAKIKKLRAGKLSPLKSKFKSGKLQIGRKGVQIVRRRGRPPSSDRLKTTPALVVSSPLEKAQKVRKEKDGVSPLSKDEKPAVRQSPRRPVRIIPSSKRTDATIAKQLLQRAKKGAQKKIEKEAAKLQGRKGRTQLKNIRQFIMPVVSAISSRIIKTPKRFIEDEDYDPPIKIARPESTPNSRFSAPSCGSSEKSSGASQHSSQVSSDSSRSSSPSVDTSTDSQASEEMQALSEERSNTPEVHPPLPTSPSPDNESGERRRRRFSMAERNFVPKAAKKLPSLQSVSQQQQQSSSSSPPPPLLTPPPPLQPAAGISDHAPWLMPPTIPLASPFLPSSAAPMQEKRKSILREPTFRWTSLKHSRSEPQYFSSAKYAKEGLIRKPIFDNFRPPPLTPEDVGFASGFSTPGAAAPARLFSPLHSGTRFDLHKRSPLLRAPRFTPSEAHSRIFESVTLPSSVGRSAAGSTAAASSSKKRKKRGFSPIRSEPRSPSHSMRTRSGRLSTSDLSTLTPSSSVSSSLTSIPVGSLTTSALNSTFTFPSHSLSHPGESAEKSQRPRKQASIPAEPFSSGSPTPLFPWFTPSPQTERGKNRDKASSEEPSKDKESDKGLEKEKSRERDREREKENKRESRKEKRKKAPEIQSSSALFPLTRVSKGKVVREDVAISSSAKKTAGRKKSAAADPAADVPAVVLVDSAAAIIKTKLPKKGRGGLEKSSLELGLAAPSMEKEESLRLPAAASVNIVKHSSISSVLAHADKLPMTDKRVASLLKKAKAQLYKIEKSKSLKQVDQPKGQGQESDSSETSVRGPRIKHVCRRAAVALGRKRAVFPDDMPTLSALPWEEREKILSSMGNDDKSSVAGSEDAEPLAPPIKPIKPVTRNKAPQEPPVKKGRRSRRCGQCPGCQVPEDCGVCTNCLDKPKFGGRNIKKQCCKMRKCQNLQWMPSKAYLQKQAKAVKKKEKKSKSSEKKEIHAGKSQPEAGQKAAAPQLTLAKEDHASKRGSEPARKLSEEKSEEGPPPLTPPPPDTKQAPPPAARKAGKQQAPPPTQVPPTPPPSTGPPKKEAPKTIPAEPKKKAAPPPEVGIEQSRQKKITPRPSLPVKQKPKEKERPPPVSKPDNGTLNLLSTLSNGNSSKQKPLIDGVHRIRVDFKEDCEAENVWEMGGLGILTSVPITPRVVCFLCASSGHVEFVYCQVCCEPFHKFCLEDSERPLEDQLENWCCRRCKFCHVCGRQHQATKQLLECNKCRNSYHPECLGPNYPTKPTKKKKVWICTKCVRCKSCGATTPGKGWDAQWSHDFSLCHDCAKLFAKGNFCPVCDKCYDDDDYESKMMQCGKCDRWVHSKCENLSDEMYEILSNLPESVAYTCINCTEQPPAEWRLALEKELQLSLKQVLTALLNSRTSSHLLRYRQAAKPPDLNPETEESVPSRSSPEGPDPPVLTEVSKQEEQQLLDLEGVKRKMEQGGYISVLEFSDDIVKIIQAAINADGGQPELKKANSMVKSFFIRQMERVFPWFSVKKSRFWEPNKVTTNSGMLPNAVLPPSLDHNYAQWQEREENSCAQQPPLMKKIIPAPKPKGPGEPDSPTPLHPSTPPISSSDRSLEDSPELTPPPDAEDNRQCALCLKYGDDGGNDAGRLLYIGQNEWTHVNCALWSAEVFEDDDGSLKNVHVAVIRGKQLRCEFCLKSGATVGCCLTSCTSNYHFMCSRAKNCVFLEDKKVYCQRHRDLIKGEVVPENGFEVLRRVFVDFEGISLRRRFLHGLEPENIHMMIGSMTIDCLGILSDLSDCEDKLFPIGYQCSRVYWSTTDARKRCVYTCKIMECRPPILEPDINSTVEHDDNRTITHSPRPLSEIPAREGHAVSAVVSTPSSDFLPHSQNCRALRIRAPSFPPALRSPGSRPLPSAGSPTHITHEIVTVGDPLLSSGLRSIGSRRHSASSPLPPPQLRSWMMPSSRAGATHSSRHSLSSTPSLSPLPEHDLSTKPSERSSGPAAGRIATQSSSAPPCGGQRPAGTGGGTSTSLEGALSLEAMGPPGTEKSKLMSQKDASSSLGNLKASTPVQSASGTEPNTSKVGKLPEPSSGLFSSKEAVAFPPLHQRPPKKEQEQQVDLVKPEKNCSYEDPEAKISKLSGASNRSPPSISDPAPSAGRDRRPQKGKRGAKERHSNKLFTNPSLLTPSNKDSAEPEFVHQAVTPEHVNQKLCNNVVASEKAPDRQLLNQKTSKVPSQGEVATSKDLQTSQKRTVKVTLTPLKMEGDSQSKNIQREGDVESQPKESKPASLAQSSSTPERSGNGSLVQDSPSCASVPEAPSEAYQSLPVQESNLMLQETAKAQEDGAYKRRYPRRSARARSNMFFGLTPLYGVRSYGEEDIPFYSNSTGKKRGKRSAEGQVDGADDLSTSDEDDLYYYNFTRTVVSNTEEHLASPHNLFREEEQCSLPKISQLDGVDDGTESDTSITVTTRKVNPVTKRSGKENGTESLKLDRSEESGEKAQVTKSSAGHKAAEPKMENCRVKTQSQDPLEAQLSSLEASRRPRASTPSEKTLLDTFSTELLKSDSDNNNSDDCGNILPSDIMDFVLKNTPSMQALGESPESSSSELLTLGDGLGLDTTNRGKDMGLFEVFSQQLPTTEPVDSSVSSSISAEEQFELPLELPSDLSVLTTRSPTVPSQNHGRLAVISESSLSSSSSSSGERSLLALPSTESAEKRVTVTEKASSSEGEPALLSPRVDPSPEGHLTPDPFIQSHMEAEHIASPPCGPGEPGRSASQDLARNSGTPGLQVPVSPTLPLQNPKYGPNSTENPGPSQISNAAVQTAPLHLKAAAEKLLVVNQNMQPLYVLQTLPNGVTQKIQLTSSVSSAQGVLEASASVLGPLGPGLALGAGVNPSLPSSSQPLFPPTSKGLLPMPHHQHLHSFSAAPQSSFPSSLGSPASGLLIGVQQPPDPEANQRAEIGSTATTPPSGLSKKRQISRLPSRKNKKLAPSAITPSDMVPNMTLINFTPSQLPSHPGLLDLGTASNPASHRTVPNIIKRSKSGIMYFEQTPLLPQGVGATAAAVGTPPSVAGPDSGHLANRPVTGLASAGSMLNVVSMPTSSAPSTGTSVPSGHVLGRGSVALPSSGLQGVSDMGSISNLLIKATQQSLGLPEQHTAVPPSGSGMFSPLGDASSAQSTVSVAGTAASSICVLPSAQTMGMTTDPEGSYQPGPLTQILASKTGAVPPQVDLAPSQAPPHSGFPQLVDITNPAALEQNKTSSSVTRASSTSPASSTSSDQLLGSSSMKVKAKVKRSQSSSDSSISKGSGKKHKMSHFWSSSPEKHIPQQGTNSAAQDLAGGIPTLKMHMEEEEEGATSVEQPPPKVADRQTASVPESQTAQSTASEQEPTDSRASEDEESTFSSPLMFWLQQERKRKESLAEKKPKKGLIFEISSDDGFQICAESIEEAWQSLTDKVQEARSNARLKQLSFAGVSGLRMLGILHDAVVFLIEQLSGAKHCHNYKFRFHKPEEAKEPPVNPHGSARAEVHLRKSAFDMFNFLASKHRQPPEYNPNDEEEEEVQLKSARYIAGAEEGNQHGPSHAHAVPTLEENLQGGSWCLQVSYPWPGPVLQKKHRCRRDGDRVCRQRDPFHPN, encoded by the exons gaTGAGCAGTTCATAGGCTTTGGCTCAGATGATGAGGCCAAAGGACAAAGTCCCACCAAATCTCCCACAG CCTCAGTCAAGCCTAGCGCACGCAAACCTCGTGGGAGACCCCGAAACAGCTCAGACCGAAGTTCAGTTGTGCTCTCAGAGTCCTCACCTGTGTATTCACCTTCAAGCAAACCAGAACCCATCTCCATGGAAAAATTAAAGAGGAAAGAATTGAAAAGTGCAGAAAAGCGACGAGGGAGGCCTCCTGCACTTAGCAGTGTGAAGTTCAAGATCACCCGCAAAGAGGTCATTCCAGATGCTCAGAAAGGAGGCAAGGAGGAAAAAGAGACTCTAAAGAAAATAAAGCGAGCACCTTCCACTACATTTCAGCATGCTGCAAAAATTAAGAAACTAAGAGCAGGAAAACTCTCTCCACTGAAGTCTAAATTCAAATCTGGAAAGCTCCAGATTGGAAGAAAAGGGGTTCAGATTGTACGCAGGAGAGGAAGGCCACCATCTTCTGATCGCTTGAAGACCACACCAGCTCTAGTTGTGAGTTCTCCGTTAGAGAAGGCCCAGAAGGTGCGAAAGGAGAAAGATGGAGTCTCGCCCCTGTCCAAGGATGAGAAGCCAGCTGTGAGGCAGAGCCCCCGCAGGCCTGTGAGGATCATCCCTTCCTCCAAGAGGACGGATGCCACGATTGCCAAGCAACTCTTGCAGAGGGCTAAAAAGGGGGCCCAGAAGAAGATCGAGAAAGAAGCAGCAAAGCTTCAAGGCCGGAAGGGGAGGACGCAGCTCAAAAACATCCGGCAGTTCATCATGCCAGTGGTGAGTGCGATCTCTTCGCGGATCATTAAAACTCCCAAGCGCTTCATTGAAGATGAAGACTATGATCCACCAATCAAAATAGCCCGTCCGGAATCCACACCAAATAGCCGCTTCAGTGCTCCCTCTTGTGGGTCCAGTGAGAAGTCCAGCGGCGCCTCTCAGCACTCCTCTCAGGTGTCTTCAGATTCCTCACGGTCCAGCAGCCCCAGTGTTGACACGTCCACAGATTCTCAGGCCTCAGAAGAGATGCAGGCCTTATCTGAAGAACGCAGCAATACTCCAGAAGTTCACCCTCCGTTGCCCACATCCCCTTCCCCTGATAACGAGAGtggcgagaggaggaggaggaggttttcTATGGcagagagaaattttgtgcccaAAGCAGCTAAAAAACTGCCCAGCCTCCAAAGTgtgtcccagcagcagcagcagtcatcgtcttcctctcctcctccaccgcTTCTCACCCCGCCGCCACCACTCCAGCCAGCTGCCGGCATTTCAGACCATGCCCCTTGGCTTATGCCCCCCACCATCCCTTTGGCATCACCCTTTCTGCCCTCCTCAGCTGCTCCCATGCAAGAAAAGCGGAAGTCGATTCTTCGAGAGCCAACATTCCGTTGGACCTCTCTAAAGCACTCTCGGTCCGAACCCCAGTACTTTTCCTCAGCCAAGTATGCCAAAGAAGGTCTCATCCGCAAGCCCATCTTTGATAACTTCAGGCCTCCTCCGCTGACCCCTGAGGATGTTGGCTTTGCCTCTGGTTTTTCAACGCCTGGAGCTGCAGCTCCAGCccgcttgttttctcctcttcaCTCTGGAACAAGATTCGACCTACACAAAAGGAGCCCCTTGCTACGAGCTCCAAGGTTCACCCCAAGTGAGGCCCACTCACGCATCTTTGAGTCTGTAACTTTGCCTTCTTCTGTTGGTCGATCGGCAGCAGGAAGCACTGCAGCAGCATCCTCTTCGAAGAAGCGGAAGAAGAGAGGGTTCAGCCCAATTCGATCAGAACCCAGATCTCCTTCGCACTCCATGAGGACGAGAAGTGGAAGACTAAGCACCTCTGACCTGTCCACTCTCACTCCATCCTCATCAGTTTCTTCCTCGCTGACAAGCATTCCTGTGGGTTCCCTTACCACCAGTGCCTTAAACTCCACTTTTACTTTTCCTTCCCATTCTCTCTCCCATCCTGGGGAGTCGGCAGAGAAAAGCCAGAGACCGAGGAAGCAGGCAAGCATTCCGGCTGAGCCTTTCTCATCCGGGAGCCCCACTcccctctttccatggttcacacCAAGTCCCCAGACGGAGAGGGGCAAGAACAGAGACAAAGCCTCCAGTGAGGAACCatccaaagataaagaaagtgacAAAGGTCTTGAGAAGGAGAAGAGCAGAGAGAGggatagagagagggagaaagagaataaGCGGGAGTccaggaaagagaaaaggaaaaaggctcCAGAGATTCAGAGCAGCTCAGCTTTGTTCCCACTGACTCGAGTTTCCAAAGGAAAAGTTGTCCGTGAAGATGTAGCCATTTCCTCTTCTGCCAAAAAAACTGCAGGCCGGAAGAAATCGGCGGCTGCTGATCCAGCAGCAGATGTGCCTGCTGTGGTTCTTGTAGACTCAGCAGCAGCCATCATCAAGACCAAACTGCCCAAGAAAGGCCGAGGGGGGTTAGAGAAATCCAGTCTGGAACTTGGATTGGCTGCTCCTTCCATGGAAAAGGAAGAATCCctgcgtctcccagctgctgcttcAGTCAACATTGTGAAACATTCCTCCATCAGCTCAGTGCTGGCTCATGCAGACAAACTTCCAATGACTGACAAGAGGGTGGCCAGCCTCCTCAAGAAAGCAAAAGCCCAGCTGTATAAGATTGAGAAGAGCAAGTCCCTGAAGCAGGTGGATCAGCCAAAAGGACAG GGTCAAGAGAGTGATTCTTCAGAGACCTCCGTGCGAGGGCCACGCATAAAGCATGTTTGCAGAAGGGCAGCTGTAGCACTAGGCCGCAAGCGAGCCGTCTTTCCAGATGACATGCCCACTCTGAGTGCCTTACCATGGGAAGAACGAGAGAAGATACTGTCTTCCATGGGGAACGATG ACAAGTCCTCAGTTGCAGGTTCAGAAGATGCCGAGCCCCTTGCACCTCCCATCAAACCTATCAAGCCAGTTACCAGAAACAAGGCCCCCCAGGAGCCCCCTGTGAAGAAAGGCCGGCGGTCAAGGCGCTGTGGGCAGTGCCCAGGCTGCCAGGTCCCAGAGGACTGTGGTGTCTGCACAAATTGCCTGGATAAGCCAAAGTTTGGTGGGCGGAACATCAAGAAGCAGTGCTGCAA GATGAGGAAGTGTCAGAATTTGCAGTGGATGCCATCAAAAGCCTATCTCCAGAAGCAAGCCAAAG ctgtgaaaaagaaagagaagaaatccaAGTCCAGTGAAAAGAAAGAGATCCATGCTGGGAAGAGCCAGCCAGAGGCTGGACAGAAAGCAGCTGCTCCTCAGCTCACCTTGGCGAAAGAGGATCATGCCTCCAAAAGGGGCAGTGAACCTGCCCGGAAGCTGAGTGAGGAGAAGAGTGAGGAGGGCCCACCACCACTGACTCCGCCTCCCCCAGACACCAAGCAGGCCCCTCCCCCTGCAGCCCGGAAGGCTGGCAAGCAGCAGGCACCGCCCCCCACGCAGGTGCCTCCCACCCCACCGCCTAGTacaggccccccaaaaaaggaagccCCCAAAACCATCCCTGCGGAGCCCAAGAAGAAGGCAGCTCCACCACCAGAAGTGG GGATCGAGCAAAGCAGACAGAAGAAAATAACTCCTCGTCCAAGCTTACCAGTGAAACAGAAGCCAAAAGAAAAG GAGAGACCACCCCCAGTCAGCAAGCCAGATAATGGTACCCTCAACCTGTTGAGCACTTTATCAAATGGGAACAGCTCCAAACAGAAACCCCTCATAGATGGAGTCCACAGGATCCGAGTAGACTTCAAG GAGGACTGTGAGGCTGAGAACGTTTGGGAAATGGGCGGTTTGGGTATCCTGACCTCTGTCCCGATAACTCCTAGGGTGGTCTGCTTCCTCTGTGCCAGCAGTGGGCATGTTGAG TTTGTGTATTGCCAGGTGTGCTGTGAGCCTTTCCACAAGTTCTGTTTGGAGGACAGTGAGCGCCCCCTGGAGGACCAGTTGGAAAACTGGTGCTGTCGTCGCTGCAAGTTCTGCCATGTGTGTGGGAGGCAGCATCAGGCCACCAAG CAGTTGCTGGAGTGTAACAAGTGCCGAAACAGCTatcacccagagtgcctgggaccAAATTACCCAACAAAACCTACGAAGAAAAAGAAAGTTTGG ATCTGCACGAAATGTGTCCGCTGCAAGAGCTGTGGAGCGACAACGCCAGGCAAAGGGTGGGATGCCCAATGGTCTCACGACTTCTCTCTGTGTCACGATTGTGCCAAACTCTTCGCTAAAG GGAACTTCTGCCCCGTCTGTGACAAATGCTACGATGACGATGACTATGAGAGCAAAATGATGCAGTGTGGGAAATGTGACCGCTGGGTCCACTCCAAGTGTGAAAACCTCTCAG ATGAGATGTACGAGATCCTCTCCAACCTGCCAGAGAGTGTGGCTTACACCTGCATTAACTGCACAGAACAACCTCCTGCTGAATGGCGGCTAGCACTGGAGAAAGAGCTGCAGCTTTCTTTGAAGCAGGTTCTAACAGCCCTACTAAATTCCAGGACATCCAGCCATTTGCTGCGTTATAGACAG GCGGCCAAACCCCCTGACTTAAATCCTGAGACGGAAGAGAGCGTCCCATCCCGAAGTTCCCCAGAAGGCCCAGACCCTCCTGTGCTCACTGAAGTCAGCAAGCAAGAAGAACAGCAGCTGCTGGACCTGGAAGGagtgaaaagaaaaatggagcAAGGAGGCTACATTTCTGTG CTGGAGTTTAGTGATGATATTGTAAAGATAATCCAAGCAGCCATTAATGCTGATGGAGGGCAGCCAGAACTTAAGAAGGCCAACAGCATGGTGAAGTCCTTCTTCATTCGG caaatGGAACGTGTTTTTCCGTGGTTCAGTGTAAAGAAATCAAGATTTTGGGAACCTAATAAAGTTACAACCAA CAGTGGGATGCTGCCTAATGCTGTCTTGCCGCCATCACTCGACCATAACTACGCACAGTGGCAGGAGCGTGAAGAAAACAGTTGTGCTCAACAACCTCCTCTTATGAAGAAAATCATTCCAGCACCAAAACCCAAAGGTCCTGGAGAGCCAGACTCCCCAACTCCACTGCATCCTTCTACACCACCTATATCCA GTTCTGACAGAAGCTTGGAGGACAGCCCAGAACTTACCCCTCCTCCAGATGCGGAGGATAACCGGCAGTGTGCACTTTGCTTGAAGTATGGCGATGATGGTGGGAAT GATGCTGGCCGTCTCCTCTACATCGGCCAGAATGAGTGGACCCATGTGAACTGTGCCCTGTGGTCAGCTGAAGTTTTTGAAGATGACGATGGCTCCCTGAAGAATGTGCACGTGGCAGTGATCAGAGGGAAACAGCTG AGATGTGAATTTTGCCTGAAGTCGGGTGCCACAGTGGGCTGCTGCCTGACCTCCTGCACAAGCAACTATCACTTCATGTGCTCCCGGGCCAAGAACTGTGTCTTCCTGGAGGATAAGAAAGTCTACTGCCAGCGTCACCGGGACCTGATCAAAGGAGAG GTGGTTCCCGAGAATGGCTTTGAAGTCCTAAGAAGAGTCTTTGTGGATTTTGAAGGGATTAGTTTGAGACGAAGGTTTCTTCATGGTCTGGAGCCAGAGAACATCCACATGATGATTG GGTCCATGACGATTGACTGCCTCGGGATTCTGAGCGATCTGTCTGACTGTGAAGACAAGCTGTTCCCCATTGGTTATCA GTGCTCACGGGTGTACTGGAGCACAACGGATGCTCGGAAGCGCTGTGTGTACACTTGCAAGATCATGGAATGCCGCCCTCCTATCCTTGAGCCAGACATCAACAGCACAGTAGAGCACGATGACAATAGGACCATCACGCACAGCCCCAGGCCACTTTCAG aAATTCCAGCCAGAGAAGGCCATGCAGTGTCAGCGGTTGTGAGCACTCCCTCTTCAGACTTCCTGCCACATTCTCAGAACTGCAGGGCTCTGCGGATCAGAGCGCCAAGTTTTCCTCCCGCCCTGCGATCTCCTGGTTCAAGGCCATTGCCCTCTGCAG GGAGCCCCACCCACATTACACACGAGATCGTGACTGTGGGAGACCCCCTTCTGTCATCTGGACTTCGAAGCATTGGCTCCAGACGACACAGCGCCtcctctcctctgccccctccacaGTTGAGATCCTGGATGATGCCTTCCAGCAGAGCTGGGGCCACTCACTCCTCCAGGCACAGCCTCTCTTCAACACCCAGCCTGTCTCCCTTGCCAGAGCACGACTTGAGCACAAAGCCTTCAGAGCGTTCTTCGGGCCCAGCAGCCGGACGCATTGCCACCCAGAGTAGCTCTGCCCCTCCCTGTGGTGGTCAGAGGCCAGCAGGGACAGGTGGAGGCACAAGCACTTCCTTGGAGGGAGCACTGTCATTAGAAGCAATGGGGCCTCCAGGGACAGAGAAGAGCAAGCTGATGAGCCAAAAAGACGCAAGTTCTTCCCTGGGCAATTTGAAGGCCAGTACTCCTGTGCAGAGTGCTTCTGGCACCGAGCCAAACACCAGCAAAGTAGGGAAGCTTCCAGAGCCCTCTTCTGGGCTGTTTTCTTCCAAAGAGGCAGTAGCCTTTCCACCTTTACATCAGAGACCCCCAAAGAAGGAGCAAGAGCAGCAGGTGGATCTTGTAAAGCCAGAAAAGAACTGCTCTTACGAGGATCCAGAAGCAAAGATCTCCAAGCTTTCTGGGGCAAGTAACAGATCTCCTCCTTCCATAAGTGACCCAGCACCTTCTGCAGGCAGAGATAGGCGGCCGCAGAAGGGGAAAAGGGGAGCCAAAGAGAGACATTCCAATAAACTCTTTACAAATCCGAGCCTCCTCACACCTAGCAACAAAGACAGCGCAGAGCCAGAATTTGTTCATCAAGCTGTGACGCCTGAGCATGTGAACCAGAAGCTCTGTAACAATGTTGTGGCTTCAGAGAAGGCCCCCGATAGACAGCTGCTTAACCAGAAGACCTCCAAGGTCCCTTCCCAGGGCGAAGTGGCCACTTCCAAGGATCTGCAGACTTCCCAGAAGCGCACAGTGAAAGTCACGTTGACTCCTCTCAAGATGGAAGGTGATAGCCAGTCCAAGAACATTCAGAGGGAGGGTGATGTAGAATCTCAGCCTAAGGAGAGCAAACCAGCTTCCCTGGCACAATCCTCTTCCACTCCAGAACGGTCAGGAAACGGCTCCCTGGTTCAAGACAGCCCAAGTTGCGCTTCAGTCCCCGAGGCTCCAAGCGAGGCCTACCAGAGTCTTCCTGTTCAGGAGAGCAACTTGATGCTCCAGGAGACAGCCAAAGCCCAGGAAGACGGGGCCTACAAGCGGCGGTACCCCCGGCGCAGCGCACGGGCCAGATCCAACATGTTCTTTGGGCTGACTCCATTGTATGGTGTGAGGTCTTACGGTGAAGAAGACATTCCCTTCTACAGCAACTCCACTGGGAAGAAGCGGGGAAAGAGGTCTGCTGAAGGGCAAGTAGATGGTGCCGATGACCTCAGCACGTCGGACGAGGATGACCTTTACTACTACAACTTCACCAGGACAGTGGTCTCAAACACGGAAGAGCATCTTGCTTCTCCTCACAACTTATTCCGGGAGGAGGAACAGTGCAGCCTTCCCAAAATCTCTCAGCTGGATGGTGTGGATGACGGGACAGAAAGTGACACAAGCATCACGGTGACAACCAGGAAAGTCAATCCAGTGACCAAAAGGAGTGGCAAAGAAAATGGAACAGAGAGCTTAAAACTTGATCGGAGCGAAGAGAGTGGGGAGAAAGCACAAGTCACCAAGAGCTCAGCTGGCCACAAAGCAGCCGAGCCCAAGATGGAGAACTGCCGCGTAAAAACCCAGAGCCAGGATCCTCTGGAAGCTCAGCTGAGTTCTTTAGAGGCCAGCCGCCGCCCTCGTGCCAGCACCCCTTCggagaagaccctgctggatACCTTCAGCACAGAGCTGCTCAAGTCCGACTCTGACAATAACAACAGTGACGACTGCGGGAACATTCTCCCGTCTGACATCATGGACTTTGTGCTGAAAAACACCCCCTCCATGCAAGCCCTCGGAGAGAGCCCTGAGTCATCGTCCTCCGAGCTCCTGACGCTGGGAGACGGGCTGGGCCTTGACACCACCAACCGGGGCAAGGATATGGGCCTCTTTGAAGTCTTCTCTCAGCAGCTGCCAACCACAGAGCCTGTTGACAGCAGTGTTTCGTCATCCATCTCGGCAGAGGAGCAGTTTGAGCTGCCTCTGGAACTGCCTTCTGACCTCTCTGTCTTGACCACTCGGAGCCCGACAGTGCCCAGCCAAAATCACGGCAGACTTGCTGTCATTTCAGAATcctcgctctcctcctcctcctcctcgtcaggGGAGAGATCACTCTTAGCTTTGCCTTCTACGGAGTCTGCCGAGAAGAGGGTGACTGTCACAGAGAAAGCTTCCTCCAGTGAAGGGGAGCCAGCTCTGTTGAGCCCACGAGTGGACCCAAGCCCTGAAGGACACCTGACCCCTGACCCCTTTATTCAAAGTCACATGGAAGCAGAGCACATAGCCAGCCCCCCATGTGGACCAGGAGAGCCAGGCCGTTCAGCCAGCCAAGACTTGGCCAGAAATAGCGGGACACCTGGTCTCCAAGTGCCAGTTTCTCCAACCCTCCCACTTCAGAATCCTAAGTATGGCCCAAACTCCACAGAGAACCCTGGCCCATCTCAGATTTCCAATGCTGCTGTGCAGACAGCCCCCCTCCACCTCAAGGCAGCTGCAGAAAAACTCCTGGTGGTTAATCAGAACATGCAGCCATTGTACGTCCTTCAAACTCTTCCCAATGGTGTCACGCAAAAGATACAGCTGACCTCTTCTGTCAGTTCTGCGCAGGGCGTGTTGGAGGCCAGCGCTTCTGTGCTTGGGCCCCTGGGCCCAGGGCTGGCACTAGGGGCCGGTGTAAACCCcagcttgccttcctcctcccagccTCTCTTTCCACCAACCAGCAAAGGGTTACTGCCGATGCCCCATCACCAACACTTGCACTCCTTTTCTGCAGCCCCCCAAAGCAGCTTCCCATCCTCCCTTGGCAGTCCTGCCTCAGGACTTCTGATTGGTGTCCAGCAACCACCTGACCCCGAAGCAAATCAGAGAGCCGAGATTGGGTCCACAGCCACCACGCCACCCTCTGGCCTCAGCAAGAAAAGGCAGATTTCGCGCTTGCCATCGCGCAAGAACAAAAAGCTTGCCCCTTCCGCCATAACCCCGTCTGACATGGTCCCCAACATGACGTTGATTAACTTCACTCCTTCCCAGCTCCCCAGCCATCCAGGCCTGCTAGATTTGGGAACTGCCAGTAACCCTGCATCCCACAGAACTGTCCCCAATATCATCAAGCGTTCAAAGTCTGGGATAATGTACTTTGAGCAGACCCCTCTGCTGCCCCAAGGGGTGGGAGCAACTGCAGCAGCAGTTGGAACACCCCCTAGCGTGGCTGGGCCAGACAGCGGTCATCTTGCAAACAGGCCAGTGACAGGCCTAGCCTCTGCTGGATCCATGCTGAATGTGGTGTCAATGCCAACGTCATCAGCACCTTCCACCGGCACATCAGTCCCCAGCGGACATGTGCTGGGGAGGGGGTCCGTTGCACTACCTAGCTCTGGGCTGCAAGGAGTATCTGACATGGGCTCCATCAGCAACCTCTTGATCAAAGCCACTCAACAGAGCTTGGGTCTTCCAGAGCAGCACACCGCAGTGCCACCATCTGGCTCCGGGATGTTTTCACCACTAGGCGATGCCTCATCGGCCCAGTCCACAGTCTCAGTGGCGGGGACGGCAGCATCCAGCATCTGTGTCTTGCCTTCTGCACAGACTATGGGCATGACCACTGACCCCGAAGGATCTTACCAGCCTGGGCCTCTGACACAGATCCTGGCCAGCAAAACTGGTGCCGTCCCGCCTCAGGTGGACCTTGCGCCATCCCAAGCTCCTCCGCATTCAGGCTTTCCCCAGTTGGTGGACATCACTAACCCTGCAGCACTGGAGCAAAACAAGACCTCCTCATCCGTCACGCGTGCCAGCTCTACTTCTCCCGCAAGCTCCACATCCTCTGACCAGCTGCTTGGAAGCTCCTCCATGAAGGTCAAAGCCAAAGTGAAACGGTCTCAGTCCTCATCAGACAGCAGCATCAGCAAAGGGTCTGGGAAGAAGCACAAGATGTCTCACTTCTGGTCCAGCTCCCCTGAGAAGCACATTCCCCAGCAAGGCACCAACTCCGCAGCTCAGGACTTGGCTGGAGG GATTCCTACCCTGAAGATGCacatggaggaagaagaggaaggggccaCAAGTGTAGAGCAGCCCCCACCCAAAGTGGCAGACAG GCAAACGGCATCTGTTCCAGAATCACAGACAGCACAGAGCACTGCAAGTGAGCAAGAGCCCACAG ACTCCAGAGCTTCTGAGGATGAAGAGAGCACTTTCAGCTCCCCACTCATGTTCTGGCTGCAGCAAGAGCGGAAGAGAAAGGAGAGCCTCGCTGAGAAGAAGCCCAAGAAAGGACTGATTTTCGAGATCTCAAGCGATGATGGATTTCAGATCTGTGCTGAAAGTATTGAAG AGGCCTGGCAATCCCTGACTGACAAGGTTCAGGAGGCTCGTTCCAATGCCCGCTTGAAGCAGCTATCCTTCGCAG GTGTGAGCGGATTGAGGATGCTGGGAATTCTGCACGATGCTGTTGTGTTCCTGATAGAACAGCTGTCTGGAGCAAAGCACTGCCACAACTACAAGTTCCGGTTCCATAAGCCAGAGGAGGCCAAGGAGCCCCCAGTGAACCCCCATGGCTCTGCCAGAGCTGAAGTGCACCTCAG GAAGTCTGCCTTCGACATGTTCAATTTCCTGGCTTCTAAGCACCGCCAGCCACCAGAGTACAACCCCAacgatgaggaggaagaggaggtgcaGCTGAAGTCTGCCCGGTACATAGCGGGTGCGGAG GAGGGCAACCAGCATGGACCTTCCCATGCCCATGCGGTTCCGACACTTgaagaaaacctccaaggaggcaGTTGGTGTCTACAG GTCTCCTATCCATGGCCGGGGCCTGTTCTGCAAAAGAAACATCGATGCAGGAGAGATGGTGATCGAGTATGCCGGCAACGTGATCCGTTCCATCCTAACTGA